Sequence from the Streptomyces peucetius genome:
CGCCTCCTCCTCGGCGAGGCGGAGGATCTTCTCGACGCGCGCACCGAGACCCGCGTACGACGGCTCGGCGTCGTTGACCTGGGCCTGGGCGTTCTGCGTCTCGAGGTGGAGCTCCTCGATGCGCTTTTCCAGAGAGGTGATTCGGGCCAGAGCACTATCACGGTCGGCGACGAGTTTGGTAATGCGGTCGTCCACCTGACCGCGGTCGTAACCACGCCGCACGAGCTCGAAGCCGAAGGGGGAGGAAGTGTCGCTCATGGGGTTCCTGTCAATGAGACCGGTGAGGTGTTAGAGGGAATCCTAGGGGTCGAAGCGGCGTGTCATCGAGCGGATGCCGGTTTGATCTGGAGAATGTCCAGCCTTTTGAGTGGCTAGCCGTCGGACGACTTGCCACTCGAACGTGTACCCCCTGCTGACGCACCGGCCTTGACACCTCCGGCGGAACCGCCGCCCGCCGACTTGCCACCGGCCGGGGCCTCGAAGGATTCCAACGCCTCGAGGACGTCCTGGACGCGGGAGATCTCCGCCTGGATGTCCTCGCGCCTGCGCACCAGTACGTCCAGCTCCCGCTTGCCCTCCTCGACGGTGCGTCCGGCCTCGCGGTCGGCCTCCGCCTTGGCCCGCTCGCCCTCGCGGATCAGCTCGGCCTTCTTCTGCTCGGCCTCCTTCAGCAGCCCCTCCGCCTTCTTCACGGCGGCGATCCTGACCTTGCTCGCCTCCGAATTGGCGTCGGACAGCAGCTCCTTGGCCTTCGCCTCGGCCTCCGCGCGCTGCTCCTCGGCCGCCTTGACCAGATGGTCGACGCGCTCGCCGGCCGTCCGCATCTGCTCCGCGGTCTCCCGGCGGGCACGCGCGTGCAGTTCCTCGACCTCGCTCTCCACCCGGGCCCGCAGCTCCTCGCCGCGCTCCCTTATGGCCGTCGCGTCGCGCCGGGCACCCACGAGCAGCTCGTCGGCGTCCGTACGGGCCTTCTCCACCAGCGAGTTGCCCTCGACCGTGGCCTCGGAGACCAGCCGCTCCGCCTCCTTGCGGGCCACGCCGACCATCGTGTCGGCCTGCTCCTCCGCCTCGGTGGCCGCGCGCAGCGCCTCCTCCTGGGCCTTGGCGATGAGCTGGTCGGCCTGCTCCGCGGCGTCCGCACGGCGCTTGGCGGCCGCCTCTCGCGCCTCGTCGAGCAGCCGGTCGGCCTCCGCGCGGGCCTCGGCGCGCAGTTGCTCGGCCGCCGCCTCCGTCTCTGCGCGGTGCCGCTCGGCCTCGGCCCGGATGCGTTCCGCCGCCTGCTGCGCGGACCCCACCGTCTCCGCGGCCTCGGCGCGCAGCCGCTCCGCCTCGCTGTTCGCCTCGGCCCGCAGGCGCTCGGCGTCGCTCGTGGCCTCGGCCCGCAGCCGTTCGGCGTCGCTCGTGGCGTCCGCCCGCAGCCGCTCCGTCTCCGCGGCGGTCTCCGCCGTGATCCGCTCGGCCTCGCCGCGCGCCTCACCGATGAGCTGGTCGGCCTGCTCGGCCGCGTCGGCACGCCGCTTGTCCGCCGCCTGCCGCGCCTCGTCGAGCACCTGCTCGCGGTCGGCCCGCACGGCCGCCCGCAGCTCCTCGATCTCGGCCTCGCCGTCCACCTTGATCTGCTCGGCCTCGGTGAGCAGCCGTGTCGCCTCGGCGTCGGCCGAAGCACGCAGCTCCGCCGCCTCGTTCCGCAGCCGCTCGCTCTCACTCGCGGCCTCGCCGATCAGCAGGTCGGCCTGCGCGGCGGCCTCGGAACGGATCCGGTTGGCGTCCTCCCGGGCCTCCGCCCGGGTCCGCGCCGCGTCCTGCTCGGCGGACGCGACGGCGTCCGACGCCTCGGTACGCATCCGCTGCACGTACTCAGCGGTGTCCGCCCGCAGCCGGTCCGCCTCGCTGATCGCTTCCGTGACGGTCCGCTCGGCGAGCGCCTGCGCGGCGTCCGCCTCCTCCTGGGCCCGGGACCGCAGCCGGCCGGCGTCCTCCGCCGCCCGCTCGCGCTCCGCGTACGCGTCGGCGCGGACCCGGTCGGCCTCCTCCTGGGCCTCCGACCGGGTGCGCTCCGCCGAGTGTTCGGCGGCGCTGCGCAGCCCGGCGATCTCCTGCTCGGCCTGCTCCTGCAGCCCGGCGACGGAGTCCCGCACCTGCTGGGCCGTCTGCTCGGCGGAGGACACCATCTCGGTGGCACGCCGGTCGGCCTCCTCGACCAGCCGCTGCGCCTCGGCCTGTGCCTCCTCCACCCGGTTACGGGCGGACGCGAGAAGCTCCTCGCTCTGCTCGCGGGCCCGTTCGCGCTCCTCGCCCGCCTCGGCGCGCGCCGACTCGAGGGTCTCCTCGGCCTCCCGGCGGCGGCGGGCCGCCTCCTCCTGGGCGGCCGCCAGCGCCTCCGCGGCCTCCGTGCCCACCCGCTCGGCGGCGGCCGCGGCCTCCGCCCGTACCCGGTCGGCGGTCTCCTGGGCCTCGTGCTTCAGCCGCTCGGCCTCCGCGGCGGCGTCACTGTGCAGCCGTACGGCGGCGGCCTCGGCCTCGGCGCGGGCCGCCGACGCGTCGGACGCGGCCTCGGTCCGCAGCCGCTCCGCCTCCTGCTCCGCCTGCTCCTGGAGCGTCCGCAGCCGCTCGGCGGCCTCCGCGCGCAGCCGTTCGGTCTCCTCCGCCGCCTCGCGGCGGATCCGCTCGGCCTCGCCACGGGCCTCGGCCAGCCGCTCCTCGGCGGCGGCGAGCCGTGCCTCCGCCTCGGTGTGCAGCCGGGTCAGTTCCTCGGCCGCCTCCGCCTGACGGGCCGCTATGCCGCGCTCGCTCTCCTCGCGCAGCTCGGTCGCGGCCGTCTCCGCGGCCGTGCGCACACCTTCGGCCTGCTCCTCGGCCTCCGCGCGCAGCCGGTCGGCCTCGGCACGGGTGCGCTCCAGCGTCTCCTCGGCCTGCTTGCGCAGGGTCGTGGCACGCTCGATGGCCTCCGTACGGACCTTCTCGCTGTCGGCACCGGCCTTCGAGCGCAGTTCGTCGGCGTCGGTGCGCGCCTTGGTCAGCAGCTCCTCAGCGGTGCTCGCCGCCTCCTCGATCTGCTGGACGGCCTCGCGTCGGGCCTCGCCGCGGATCCGCTCGCCCTCGGCGACGGCCTCCGCGCGCAACTGCTCGGCCTCGCCGCGCAGCCGGCGGGCCTCCTCCTGGAGCTCGACCGTCTTGGCGCGGTACTCCTTGGTGTCGTCCTTGGCGGCGCCCTTGAGCTGGTCGGCCTGCTCCGCGGCCTCGCCGCGCAGCCGGTCCGCCTCCGCCTCGGCCTCACGCCTGATGCGCTCGGCCTCCTCGCTTGCCGCGCGGGTGGTGGCCTTGGCGTCCTCCGACGCCTTGGTCAGCACCTCCTCGGCGGTGCGGGCGGCCTTCGCGAGCGCGGCGGCCGAGTCCTCCGCAGCGGCGGCCCTGGCCTTCTCGGTCGCCGCCTCGACCAGCTTCTCCGCCTCGGCGCGGGCGTCGGCGAGCGCCTGCTCCGCCTCCGCCTTGAGGGTCTCGGAGTCCTTGGTCGCCTCTTCGACGAGCCGCGCGATCTGGGCCTTGGCCGTACGGGTGCGCTGCTCGTTGATCGACTCGGCCGACGAAAGCTGCTTGGCCGCCGACTCCTTGGCCTCCGAGAGCACCTTCTCCGACTCCGCGCGGGCCTCGCGCAGCTTCTCCTCGGCCTCCTGCATCCGCTGCTCGGCCGCACGGCTGAGCTCCGCGGCCTGCTGCCGGGCCTGGTCGGACTCGGCGGTCGTGGACGAACGCAGCCGCTCCGCGTGGGCGGTCGCCTCCTGCGCCTGGCTGGACGCGGCGTTCAGCAGCCGCTCGGCGTCCTTGCGGGCCCGCAGCAGGATCGCCTCGGCCTCGGCGCGGGCGGTCTCCGCCTCGGAGCCGAGCCGCCTGCGGGCTTCCTCCGCGATACGGGCGGCCTCCGCGCGGGCGGCCGCGACCGCCTGCTCGGCCTCGGCGCGGGACTCCTCCAGCAGCCGGTGCGCCTGCGACTCGCTGCGGGCGCGCAACTGCTCGGCCCACGCGACGTTCTCGTTGACGTGCGCCTCGACGGTCTGGCGACGCTCGGCCAGCTCCTGGTCGAGACGCTGCCTGCGCTGCACGGCCTCGTTGTGCAGCTCCGCCTGCAGCCTCGCCTGGTGCTCGGCGTGCTCCTGGAGGATGCGCTGCGTCTGCGCCCGCACCTCGCGCAGTTCACGCTCCGCGTCCTGGCGGAGCTGGTCGGCCTGGAGCTGGGCGTTCCGCAGCAACTGCTCGGCCTGGTAACCGATGTCGGCGCTGTCGTAGGCCGGACGGGAGGCGAGACTGCGCCGCGCCTCGTGGAGTTTGGCGCGCAAGACCTCGACCTGGTAGCCGAGGTCCTCGGCATGCTGGACGGCCTTCTCCCGCTCGGTCTTCAGCCGGTCCATCTCGGCCTCGAACCGCGAGAGGTGGTCGTCGTCAGCTCGGTGGCTCTCCTGGCGTTCGTAGCCCCGCACTGCGCGGTCCCATCCGTCCCCTGGTCGCAACTGTCTCCAAGCGAGCACCGTTCGCCGGCGAACGGCCCCCCGGGGAATGGTGACAGATCAATGACGGAGACGCGGCACGGCCCCGACCCGGCCCCGGCCCGGAACGGCCCACTCTACCGGGCCGGGAAACCTCAGGTCAGTGCTCCGTTGCAGACGTGACGAGTTCGGTGAGTACGCCGTGACAGTCCTTGGGGTGGAGGAAGGTGATCCGGGAGCCCATGGAACCGATCCGCGGCTCGTCGTAGAGGACCCGTACGCCCTTGTCACGGATGTCCTGCGCGTCCGCGTCGACATCGGCGGTGCCGAAGGCGATGTGGTGGACGCCCTCACCGTTCTTGGCCAGCCACTTCCCGACCGCGGAGTCCTCGCGGGTGGGCTCGAGCAGCTGGAGGTAGGAGGCGCCGCCGTCGGACGTCTCGTTGATCTTGAGCATGGCTTCCCGGACGCCCTGCTCCTCGTTGACCTCCGAGTGGAACACCTCGAAGCCGTACGTGGCCCGGTAGAACTCGACGGTCCTGTCGAGGTCGAAGCAGGCGATCCCGATGTGGTCGATTCGCGTCAGCATGGAAACAGTGCAGCGCCACCGGGGGTGGTTACGCAACGTGCTCGCCATCACACCGGTCGGCCGGTGACCCGGAGCCGTACCGCTCAGTACATTTGAAGTAAACCCTCGTTCACTCCTCAGCCGCGGCTGAAAGGGGATCGTCCTCATGTCAGGAACGACCGGTAACACCTCCGTGATCGTCGCGGGAGCCCGCACGCCCATGGGCCGCCTGCTCGGCTCGCTCAAGTCCTTCTCCGGCGCCGACCTCGGCAGCTTCGCCATCAAGGCCGCGCTCGACCGGGCGGGTATCGGCGGCGATCAGGTGCAGTATGTGATCATGGGCCAGGTGCTCCAGGCCGGTGCGGGCCAGATCCCGGCACGCCAGGCGGCCGTCAAGGCGGGCATCCCCATGAACGTTCCCGCTCTCACGATCAACAAGGTGTGTCTGTCCGGACTCGACGCCATCGCGCTCGCCGACCAGCTGATCCGCGCCGGCGAGTTCGACATCGTGGTCGCCGGCGGCCAGGAGTCCATGACGAACGCGCCGCATCTGCTGCCGAAGTCCCGCGAGGGCCACAAGTACGGCGCGATCGAGATGCTCGACGCCATGGCGCACGACGGCCTGACCGACTCCTTCGAGAGCATCCCCATGGGTGAGTCGACGGAGAAGCACAACACCCGCCTCGGCATCCCGCGCGCCGTCCAGGACGAGATCGCGGCGCTCTCCCACCAGCGGGCCGCCGCCGCCCAGAAGAACGGCCTCTTCGAGGCCGAGATCACGCCCGTCGAGATCCCGCAGCGCAAGGGCGACCCGATCCTCTTCTCCAAGGACGAGGGCATCCGCCCCGAGACGACCGCCGAGTCGCTCGGCAAGCTGCGCCCCGCGTTCGCCAAGGACGGCACCATCACCGCCGGCACGTCCTCGCAGATCTCCGACGGCGCCGCGGCCGTCGTCGTGATGAGCAAGGCCAAGGCCGAGGC
This genomic interval carries:
- the scy gene encoding polarized growth protein Scy codes for the protein MRGYERQESHRADDDHLSRFEAEMDRLKTEREKAVQHAEDLGYQVEVLRAKLHEARRSLASRPAYDSADIGYQAEQLLRNAQLQADQLRQDAERELREVRAQTQRILQEHAEHQARLQAELHNEAVQRRQRLDQELAERRQTVEAHVNENVAWAEQLRARSESQAHRLLEESRAEAEQAVAAARAEAARIAEEARRRLGSEAETARAEAEAILLRARKDAERLLNAASSQAQEATAHAERLRSSTTAESDQARQQAAELSRAAEQRMQEAEEKLREARAESEKVLSEAKESAAKQLSSAESINEQRTRTAKAQIARLVEEATKDSETLKAEAEQALADARAEAEKLVEAATEKARAAAAEDSAAALAKAARTAEEVLTKASEDAKATTRAASEEAERIRREAEAEADRLRGEAAEQADQLKGAAKDDTKEYRAKTVELQEEARRLRGEAEQLRAEAVAEGERIRGEARREAVQQIEEAASTAEELLTKARTDADELRSKAGADSEKVRTEAIERATTLRKQAEETLERTRAEADRLRAEAEEQAEGVRTAAETAATELREESERGIAARQAEAAEELTRLHTEAEARLAAAEERLAEARGEAERIRREAAEETERLRAEAAERLRTLQEQAEQEAERLRTEAASDASAARAEAEAAAVRLHSDAAAEAERLKHEAQETADRVRAEAAAAAERVGTEAAEALAAAQEEAARRRREAEETLESARAEAGEERERAREQSEELLASARNRVEEAQAEAQRLVEEADRRATEMVSSAEQTAQQVRDSVAGLQEQAEQEIAGLRSAAEHSAERTRSEAQEEADRVRADAYAERERAAEDAGRLRSRAQEEADAAQALAERTVTEAISEADRLRADTAEYVQRMRTEASDAVASAEQDAARTRAEAREDANRIRSEAAAQADLLIGEAASESERLRNEAAELRASADAEATRLLTEAEQIKVDGEAEIEELRAAVRADREQVLDEARQAADKRRADAAEQADQLIGEARGEAERITAETAAETERLRADATSDAERLRAEATSDAERLRAEANSEAERLRAEAAETVGSAQQAAERIRAEAERHRAETEAAAEQLRAEARAEADRLLDEAREAAAKRRADAAEQADQLIAKAQEEALRAATEAEEQADTMVGVARKEAERLVSEATVEGNSLVEKARTDADELLVGARRDATAIRERGEELRARVESEVEELHARARRETAEQMRTAGERVDHLVKAAEEQRAEAEAKAKELLSDANSEASKVRIAAVKKAEGLLKEAEQKKAELIREGERAKAEADREAGRTVEEGKRELDVLVRRREDIQAEISRVQDVLEALESFEAPAGGKSAGGGSAGGVKAGASAGGTRSSGKSSDG
- a CDS encoding acetyl-CoA C-acetyltransferase, encoding MSGTTGNTSVIVAGARTPMGRLLGSLKSFSGADLGSFAIKAALDRAGIGGDQVQYVIMGQVLQAGAGQIPARQAAVKAGIPMNVPALTINKVCLSGLDAIALADQLIRAGEFDIVVAGGQESMTNAPHLLPKSREGHKYGAIEMLDAMAHDGLTDSFESIPMGESTEKHNTRLGIPRAVQDEIAALSHQRAAAAQKNGLFEAEITPVEIPQRKGDPILFSKDEGIRPETTAESLGKLRPAFAKDGTITAGTSSQISDGAAAVVVMSKAKAEALGLEWIAEIGSHGNVAGPDNSLQSQPSNAIRHALKKEGLDVSDLDLIEINEAFAAVAHQSMTDLGVTPEKVNVNGGAIALGHPIGMSGARVVLHLALELKRRGGGVGAAALCGGGGQGDALIVRVPAK
- the mce gene encoding methylmalonyl-CoA epimerase; the encoded protein is MLTRIDHIGIACFDLDRTVEFYRATYGFEVFHSEVNEEQGVREAMLKINETSDGGASYLQLLEPTREDSAVGKWLAKNGEGVHHIAFGTADVDADAQDIRDKGVRVLYDEPRIGSMGSRITFLHPKDCHGVLTELVTSATEH